GGGCCGTGTCTCAGTCCCAGTGTGGCTGATCATCCTCTCAGACCAGCTACCGATCATCGCCTTGGTGAGCCATTACCTCACCAACAAGCTAATCGGGCGCAGGCTCATCCAACAGCGCGAGCTTTCAAGAAGAGGCCCGCTTTCCCCCTTGGGGCTTATGCGGTATTAGCTCGAGTTTCCCCGAGTTGTTCCCCACTGTTGGGTAGATTCCTACGTGTTACGCACCCGTCCGCCACTCGTCGCCAGGGAGCAAGCTCCCCGCGTTACCGTTCGACTTGCATGTGTTAAGCATGCCGCCAGCGTTCAATCTGAGCCACGATCAAACTCTCCGTCTCGATTTCCCGAAGGAAATAAATCTTAGAATGGAGCGTTGACACAGACGAAACGCCCACACAATCTGTATGGTTTCCAATTTATTAAAGAACAAAAACCCCTGACCGAGCGATCAAGGGAGATAAAAGTATATACCGAATCGCACACCTGTCAACAAAAAAATATTTTTATTTTTCTGTGCGGCAAACTTAACGAATCGACAAACCCAAATTCCAGCTGACAAGTTCCCGGAAGTTTTTTGCCTGGAGTTCGATGAGAGCCAGGCAATGGAAGAATTTCAAATGCAGGTCGGTTTTCTTTGATCCAGGCACTCATTCCGATGTGGTAGAGACGGTCGGGGCTTTCGTCATGCCGGCGCGAGAGATGCTGCCCTCTGTCAAAAATAGGCGGTGGCAATCAAGAGCTCATGAACAGGCATCCCCTGATCCGGCATCGTCGAACCAGCGGACTTGGGGCCCCTCTTGCCTGCGATCAGCGTCCATGCATTGAAGTATCATTCATGGTGTCTCGGGAAGACGTTCATTAACGGTGATGGGTGGAAAATGACAAAGGCAATTTTTACTATAAAACAGCAATCGATTTACGACGACATTCCTGAATACCGCTACCATTTTCCGAATAGGTATTGGAAAACGGCAAGACAATCGATCAACGATTGGATTATTTATTACGAACCGACCCGAGGAAACGGACGCGGGGCTTATTTCGCTATTGCGAGAGTTGACTCGATTGAACAGGATCCCAGGCGAGGCGATCATCACTACGCCTACGTATCCCAATATCTGGAATTTGACCAGCCTGTTCCGTTCAGGGAAGGGACGTTTTTTTACGAAAACGAACTTCGAAGTCCGGATGGCAAGTCAAACCCTTTGGCTTTTAGGAAATCGATTAGGCCGATCAGTGATTTTGAATACACTCAGATCATCGGCTCAGGATTCAATGAATTCAAAATTGATCACCACCAACCACTAGAAGTATTGAGAATCACACCTGAAGAAGAGAATGAAAACTTTAAGCGGAGGATCATTCAGGAGGTCACCAACAGACCGTTTCGTGAAATCGCTTTCTCGAGGCAAGTGAAAAAAGCATACGACAATACATGTGCCGTGACCGGACTCAAAATTCTCAATGGTGGGGGAAGGGCCGAGGTTGAAGCGGCGCATATTCGCCCGGTAAACCACAATGGACCAGATTCAGTAAGGAATGGCATCGCTTTGAGCAAAACGGTGCACTGGATGTTTGATCGCGGCTTGATATCGATCGACGACAACTTCACAGTTCTAGTAAGCGAGGGAAGCATTCCTGATTCAATGCTGGCCATGTTCGAGCATGATCGAAAGTTGCGAGAGCCCATGTCAAAGATCTATGAGCCAAATCGAAAGTACCTGAAATATCATCGTGACAACATTTTCAAGGGTTAGCAACGCCTGTTTACCGGGGATTAGTTGGTATCTGTCAGAAGACTCATATATGCCAAGTCCATTCTCACCGGACCAGATTTTCGCTGACTTTGAATATAGCCATAAATTTCCTGCAAATATGTAACATTTGGTCACAATCAGGTTGGATTGCAGGGCGTTGCGGCCATTCGTCCAGTCCGGTCGACGTGATCGTCACATGTGCCATGCGCATGACTCATGACCAAGGTCGCAAGAGCCGTAACGGTACGAATTTCCACAACGAATGCGTGTAGTCGTATAAAATTCACACAAATCATTAATGTGGATGCCCTTGTTGGACAAGTCGTGCTGTGAGGGCTTTTGATTGCAAGTTCCCTGTACCAAACCATTATCAGATGGGGTGTAGCCAAGCGGTAAGGCACCGGATTTTGATTCCGGCATACCCAGGTTCGAATCCTGGCACCCCAGCCAATCAGTTGGCAGCTCAAACTCACTGACCATCAACATCAATTGACTGATATCCACCTGAGATTCGAGGTCCGCACATGTTGATTGAAAATATGATGCTTCTGACGGGTAACGCCAACCGTCAACTCGCCCTCTCAATAGCAGATTACCTGTCCGTACCGCTCGGAAATGCGACCATCGGTCGGTTCAGCGACGGGGAGATTTCGGTGGAAATCAGCGAAAACATCCGTAACATGGATGTTTTCATCATCCAGTCGACCTGCGCTCCAACCCAGGACAATCTGATGGAACTGCTGGTCATGATCGATGCCGTCAAGCGTTCGTCAGCCGGTCGTATCACATCCGTCATACCTTATCTGGGGTACGCCAGACAGGATCGACGACCCCGCAATTCCCGCGTCCCGATCACCGCTAAGCTGGTCGCGTCCCTGATACACACCGCGGGTGCGAACCGCGTTCTCACCATGGACTTGCACGCCGACCAGATTCAGGGGTTTTTCGACATTCCGACTGACAACGTCTACGCCAGACCTGTCATCATCGGCGACCTGTGGAAACACCGTCCGGAAAACCTCACCATTGTCTCACCCGATGTCGGTGCGGTGGTGCGCGCCCGATCCATTGCCGAACAGCTTGAGGCACAGTTCGCAATCGTTGACAAACGAAGACCACGGCCCAATGTTGCCGAAGTGATGAACGTGATCGGTGACGTGGAAAATCGCACATGCGTCTTTATCGATGACATCGTTGACACCGCCAACACGCTATGCCAGGCAGCCGAAGCGCTCGCCCAAAGAGGCGCACTCGCGGTCAAGGCCTACTGCACACATCCTGTGCTGTCTGGCCAGGCAATTGAGCGAATCAGTGATTCGTGCATGGACGAACTGGTTGTATGCAATTCGATAAATCTTTCCGAAGAGGCGAAAAAATGCGATAAAATTCGCACTCTTGATGTTTCACAGCTGATCGGAGAAGCGATACGCCGGATCTACATCGGCGACTCGGTCAGTTCAATTTTTGTCGACTGATTTATCAGGTCCGCTTCAAATCTATAGATAAGGAACTTGCAGATGAGTACCAATTTCACACTCGACTTGACGCCGCGGGACGAATTCGGATCAAGCAGCAGCCGCAGGTTGCGTCGAGCCGGCCAGGTGCCGGTGGTCGTATATGGCGCGGGTAAGAGTAACGCACACTTCACAACCGATCACAACGCACTGATTCATAGTCTTGATACCGAGGCGTTCCATTCCGCGATTATCGACATCACCGAAAGCGGCAAGACACAAAGTGCCATTCTGCGGGAAGTGCAAATGCACCCGTATAAGACCCAGATCCTGCATATCGACTTGCAACGCGTCAGGGCGACCGAACAGATTAGCATCAGAGTACCGCTGCACTTTGATGGTGACGATGTCGCACCGGGCGTCAAGACGTTCGGCGGCATTTTCTCGCGTTTGATCAACGATGTCGAGATTCTGTGTCTGCCGAAAGATCTTCCTGAGTATCTGGCAGTCGATGTCAGCGAACTCGAACTGAACCAGGCTGTGCACATCTCAGATATCGTTCTTCCGGAAGGTGTCGAGCTTTCGACCGCCTATCAGGACAGCGATGATTTCGCAATTGCATCTGTGACGCCGCCGCGCGTGACCGTCGACGATCTTGATGAAGACGGAGAAGAAGAGATCGATCTGGAAGGCGAGCCAACCGAGGAGGCCGAAGCTTCAGATTCGACCGAAGATTGATTTTGTATGTCCGCCCGCGGGGCGGTGAAATCGTCAGTTTGACAGGCTACTGCTGCGCCGGCAGCGGAATAAAATGCAGACTCGGGCAATCATAGGGCTCGGCAACCCGGGCCGCCAGTACAAAGACACCCGGCACAATTGTGGATTTCGTTTCATTGAACGGCTCGCATCACAGTGTCAGGTTTCGCTCAAGCTCAATCCGCGCCTTCAATGTCATCTGGTTCGTACAAGAATCAATGAGATTGCGGTCTGGCTGGTTCAGCCCATCACATACGTCAACCGAAGCGGATCTGCGTACCGTCTCGTCACCGACTACTACGAAATCGATCCAAAGGATACTATCGTCGTTCACGACGAACTTGACCTTCCAACCGGAACCGTCCGCCTCAAGACCAAAGGAGGAGGCGGAGGGCACAATGGCATTGCAGACATCATCCAACACTGCGGTAGCAGAGAATTCCTGAGGGTCCGGATCGGAATTGGCCGGCCGCAATCCAGTGCGGCGACAGTCCCTTATGTCCTGAGCGTACCGCCGCAATCAGAGCAAGCCCTCATTGACGATGCAATTTCCGATACGTTGCGGTCTTTGGATGACATAGTGACGGGAAAGTTGGCAATCGCAATGAATCGTCTGCACAGCCGTCCATCGGGCGGCGACGAAACGACCTGCACTGACGCTAGTCACTGACTGCACGCCGGGAGAATCGGAAGAATGGGATTTCGGTGCGGAATCATAGGCGTGCCGAATTCCGGCAAGTCGACGCTGTTCAACGCGCTGACCGGCTCAACTGTCCCGGCGGAAAACTTTCCATTCTGCACCATTGACCCCAATGTCGGAACAGCCGCGGTACCGGATGACCGACTGCAGGCGATCGCCGATACCGTCGGCGTTCCCACCGTCATCCCCGCTGTCATCGAGTTCGTTGACATCGCAGGTCTCGTCGAAGGCGCATCCCGCGGGGAGGGGCTCGGTAACCGGTTTCTCGCACATATCCGAGAAATGGACCTGATTGCGCATGTTGTCGGCGCGTTCGTCCGCGATAGGCGATGGCAGTCGGACATTGATGTGATCAGTCTGGAACTTATGCTTGCGGATCTTGAAACTGTGGAAAAGGCCGCGGACAAGGCGATCAGACGCTCTCGTACCGGAGACCGCAAACAGGCGAGACTTGCTGATGTTCTCGGCCGAATTGCAGTCGGGCTTGAAGGCGAAGTAGCCGTCCGTGATCAGATGCTTGAAGAGCATGACCGGCAGACGATCGGACATCTTTCCCTACTGACCGAAAAACCCAGCTTTCATGTACTGAATGTGTCCGAAAGTCAATTGGCAGAGCAGGATTTTGCACGGATACCTGAATTGAAAACACCTGTCATTTCAGTCTGTGCGAAGTTGGAGTTCGAACTCTCGCAGCTATCGCTGCAGGAACAGAATGCATTTCGCGAGGAACTCGGAATAAAGGGGTCAGCACTCTCCGATGTAGTCGCGTGCGGCTACGGGGCATTGGGACTGAGGACCTTTTTTACCTTCAATGAAAATGAAGTCCGTGCCTGGGTGATTGCGAAGGGGACTACGGCACAACAGGCTGCCGGCAAGATTCACGATGATATGAAGCGGGGATTTATTCGGGCGGAAGTCATGTCATGCGAGGACCTGATCTCACATGGCAGCGAGCACTCGGTTAAAATGGCAGGTAAGGTACGAATTGAAGGTAAATCATACGAACCGGAAGAAGGCGAAATCATTCGAATTCGATTCAATAGTTGACTCCGACCGATCCATCTGCTGCCCATCCCGATGCATTACGCGCAGCCATAGGTAATGCGAATCGGCTTGATGAATCGAACATAGTACATAACCTTCAACGCCGCCGTATCCTATCCCCCGATCAAGGTGCGCTCGCGCGGAAGAATTCTTTCGAAATAGTGCGTTCTATCCGCTCGGAGAGGAAATTCGGTGCGGTGTCCAGGTTTCTCACCGAGTACGGTCTGTCCTCTGCCGAGGGGGTCAGACTGATGTGCCTGGCCGAAGCGCTGCTTAGAGTGCCGGATAACGCAACAATCGATACCTTGATCAGGGATCGGATCTGCGCAGGTGACTGGAAGTACCATATCGGGAAGTCGGATTCCGCCATAGTCAATTTGTCGACCAGAGCCCTTGAACTGACCGCGGCTATAGTTGATCAACACGGCCATTCAGAAACCGACGGAGCACTGAGGTCCAAACTGCAGAAGCTTGTGGTGCCTGCCGTTCGTTTATGCGCCACCCGCATCACCCGGTTCAGCGCGAGCCAGTTCATTCTGGGCACAACGATTCACAAAGCCCTGGCCCGCAGCAGCAAGCGGACACGCCAAGGCTACCGTTACTCGTATGACATGCTGGGAGAAGCTGCAATGACATCCAAAGACGCCCAGCGCTACAGGGATGCCTACAGCGAAGCGATCCGGCTTCTCTCACGTCGTAGTCAGACCAGTGACATCAGGGACAATCCAGGAATTTCGGTCAAGCTCTCTGCACTGACCCCGAGATTCCAATGTTCCCAAAGCAGTCTCGTGCTGCAATCACTGACAGATTCAGTCCTGGAGCTTGTGCGTCTTGCCAAAGATGCGAATATGGGCCTGAACATTGATGCTGAGGAAGTGGATAAACTCGACCTGACATTGGATGTGATCGAACGGGTACTGCAAAGCGAGTTGTTGAAGGACTTCAACGGCTTCGGTGTGGTTGTACAGGCATACTGCTTGCACGCCAGTG
This portion of the Acidiferrobacterales bacterium genome encodes:
- the ychF gene encoding redox-regulated ATPase YchF, producing MGFRCGIIGVPNSGKSTLFNALTGSTVPAENFPFCTIDPNVGTAAVPDDRLQAIADTVGVPTVIPAVIEFVDIAGLVEGASRGEGLGNRFLAHIREMDLIAHVVGAFVRDRRWQSDIDVISLELMLADLETVEKAADKAIRRSRTGDRKQARLADVLGRIAVGLEGEVAVRDQMLEEHDRQTIGHLSLLTEKPSFHVLNVSESQLAEQDFARIPELKTPVISVCAKLEFELSQLSLQEQNAFREELGIKGSALSDVVACGYGALGLRTFFTFNENEVRAWVIAKGTTAQQAAGKIHDDMKRGFIRAEVMSCEDLISHGSEHSVKMAGKVRIEGKSYEPEEGEIIRIRFNS
- the pth gene encoding aminoacyl-tRNA hydrolase, which translates into the protein MQTRAIIGLGNPGRQYKDTRHNCGFRFIERLASQCQVSLKLNPRLQCHLVRTRINEIAVWLVQPITYVNRSGSAYRLVTDYYEIDPKDTIVVHDELDLPTGTVRLKTKGGGGGHNGIADIIQHCGSREFLRVRIGIGRPQSSAATVPYVLSVPPQSEQALIDDAISDTLRSLDDIVTGKLAIAMNRLHSRPSGGDETTCTDASH
- a CDS encoding HNH endonuclease, with the translated sequence MTKAIFTIKQQSIYDDIPEYRYHFPNRYWKTARQSINDWIIYYEPTRGNGRGAYFAIARVDSIEQDPRRGDHHYAYVSQYLEFDQPVPFREGTFFYENELRSPDGKSNPLAFRKSIRPISDFEYTQIIGSGFNEFKIDHHQPLEVLRITPEEENENFKRRIIQEVTNRPFREIAFSRQVKKAYDNTCAVTGLKILNGGGRAEVEAAHIRPVNHNGPDSVRNGIALSKTVHWMFDRGLISIDDNFTVLVSEGSIPDSMLAMFEHDRKLREPMSKIYEPNRKYLKYHRDNIFKG
- a CDS encoding ribose-phosphate pyrophosphokinase produces the protein MENMMLLTGNANRQLALSIADYLSVPLGNATIGRFSDGEISVEISENIRNMDVFIIQSTCAPTQDNLMELLVMIDAVKRSSAGRITSVIPYLGYARQDRRPRNSRVPITAKLVASLIHTAGANRVLTMDLHADQIQGFFDIPTDNVYARPVIIGDLWKHRPENLTIVSPDVGAVVRARSIAEQLEAQFAIVDKRRPRPNVAEVMNVIGDVENRTCVFIDDIVDTANTLCQAAEALAQRGALAVKAYCTHPVLSGQAIERISDSCMDELVVCNSINLSEEAKKCDKIRTLDVSQLIGEAIRRIYIGDSVSSIFVD
- a CDS encoding 50S ribosomal protein L25/general stress protein Ctc; translated protein: MSTNFTLDLTPRDEFGSSSSRRLRRAGQVPVVVYGAGKSNAHFTTDHNALIHSLDTEAFHSAIIDITESGKTQSAILREVQMHPYKTQILHIDLQRVRATEQISIRVPLHFDGDDVAPGVKTFGGIFSRLINDVEILCLPKDLPEYLAVDVSELELNQAVHISDIVLPEGVELSTAYQDSDDFAIASVTPPRVTVDDLDEDGEEEIDLEGEPTEEAEASDSTED